One stretch of Jiangella gansuensis DSM 44835 DNA includes these proteins:
- the lpdA gene encoding dihydrolipoyl dehydrogenase — MSAHFDVVVLGAGPGGYTAAVRAAQLGKSVAVVEAKYWGGVCLNVGCIPSKALLRNAELAHIIKNEAQKTFGITIEGEVTADYSKAYERSRSVADGRVKGIHYLMKKNGITEIDGWGTFTDAKTLDVKLNDGGSETVTFEHCIIAAGATTRLLPGTQLSERVVTYEEQILESELPGSIIIAGAGAIGVEFAYVLANYGVDVTIVEFLDRMLPLEDPDVSKELARQYKKLGVDVRTSTRVDAIDDSGDKVRVTVTSGDKQEVLEADKVLQAIGFAPRVEGYGLDKAGVNLTERGAIEVDEYLRTSVPSIYAIGDVTGKLLLAHAAEAMAVVAAETIAGADTMAIDYDMIPRATYCQPQVASFGYTEEQAKKLGHEVKVSKFPFMANGKAHGLGEPVGFVKIVADAAHNELLGAHLIGPDVTELLPELTLAQQWDLTADEVGRNIHAHPTLSEAVKEAVHGISGHMINM; from the coding sequence ATGAGTGCGCACTTCGATGTCGTCGTCCTGGGCGCCGGTCCCGGCGGGTACACCGCGGCCGTACGGGCAGCCCAGCTGGGCAAGTCGGTGGCCGTCGTCGAGGCCAAGTACTGGGGTGGCGTCTGCCTCAACGTGGGCTGCATCCCGAGCAAGGCGCTGCTGCGCAACGCCGAGCTGGCCCACATCATCAAGAACGAGGCCCAGAAGACCTTCGGCATCACGATCGAGGGCGAGGTCACGGCCGACTACTCGAAGGCGTACGAGCGCAGCCGCAGCGTCGCCGACGGCCGGGTCAAGGGAATCCACTATCTGATGAAGAAGAACGGCATCACCGAGATCGACGGGTGGGGCACGTTCACCGACGCCAAGACCCTCGACGTCAAGCTGAACGACGGCGGTAGCGAGACGGTCACCTTCGAGCACTGCATCATCGCCGCCGGCGCCACGACGCGGCTGCTGCCGGGCACGCAGCTCAGCGAACGTGTCGTCACCTACGAGGAGCAGATCCTCGAGAGCGAGCTGCCGGGCAGCATCATCATCGCCGGCGCGGGCGCCATCGGCGTCGAGTTCGCCTACGTGCTGGCGAACTACGGCGTCGACGTCACCATCGTCGAGTTCCTCGACCGGATGCTCCCGCTGGAAGACCCGGACGTCTCCAAGGAGCTGGCCCGCCAGTACAAGAAGCTCGGCGTCGACGTGCGCACCTCGACCCGGGTCGACGCCATCGACGATTCCGGCGACAAGGTTCGCGTGACCGTGACGTCGGGGGACAAGCAGGAGGTCCTCGAGGCCGACAAGGTCCTGCAGGCCATCGGCTTCGCCCCGCGGGTCGAGGGCTACGGTCTGGACAAGGCCGGCGTCAACCTCACCGAGCGCGGCGCCATCGAGGTCGACGAATACCTGCGCACCAGCGTGCCCAGCATCTACGCCATCGGCGACGTCACCGGCAAGCTCCTGCTGGCCCACGCGGCCGAGGCCATGGCCGTCGTCGCCGCCGAGACCATCGCGGGCGCGGACACCATGGCCATCGACTACGACATGATCCCGCGCGCCACCTACTGCCAGCCGCAGGTGGCCAGCTTCGGCTATACCGAGGAGCAGGCGAAGAAGCTCGGCCACGAGGTCAAGGTCTCGAAGTTCCCGTTCATGGCCAACGGCAAGGCGCACGGCCTCGGCGAACCGGTCGGCTTCGTCAAGATCGTCGCCGACGCCGCCCACAACGAGCTCCTCGGGGCCCACCTGATCGGCCCGGACGTCACCGAGCTGCTGCCGGAGCTCACGCTGGCGCAGCAGTGGGACCTGACGGCGGACGAGGTCGGCCGCAACATCCACGCCCACCCGACTCTGTCCGAGGCCGTCAAGGAAGCCGTCCACGGCATCTCCGGCCACATGATCAACATGTAG
- a CDS encoding DUF5615 family PIN-like protein: MPSDRPVIQFLLDEHYPAWLAENLTADGIDTVALIAHRPHLRGVDDTRVLEVAVAEHRVVVTEDVTTFGAAIAAVPAHVGVLYCHHARFLRTRAGLNKLHKALVAVVSDPPSGLGEHPVVWWVTDPG, encoded by the coding sequence ATGCCATCTGACCGGCCGGTGATCCAGTTCCTCCTGGACGAGCACTATCCGGCCTGGCTCGCGGAGAACTTGACCGCGGACGGCATCGACACCGTGGCGCTGATCGCACACCGGCCCCACTTACGGGGCGTCGATGACACCCGGGTACTCGAAGTCGCCGTCGCCGAGCACCGGGTCGTCGTGACCGAGGATGTCACCACGTTCGGCGCCGCCATCGCCGCGGTACCGGCGCACGTCGGTGTCCTCTATTGTCATCACGCCCGCTTCCTTCGGACCCGGGCTGGCCTGAACAAGCTCCACAAAGCCTTGGTCGCCGTGGTCAGCGACCCACCGTCCGGGCTCGGCGAACACCCCGTCGTCTGGTGGGTCACCGATCCCGGCTGA
- the nucS gene encoding endonuclease NucS translates to MRLVIATCSVDYAGRLTAHLPLATRLIMVKADGSVLVHSDGGSYKPLNWMSPPCTLTVAEPDDAARDEGVTAVWTVQNSKSDDRLVVRLHEVLHNSSHDLGVDPGLVKDGVEAHLQVLLAEQIETFGAGWRLVRREYPTPIGPVDLLCRDDQGVAVAVEVKRRGEIDGVEQLTRYLELLNRDPLLAPVRGIFAAQEIKPQARTLAVDRGITCLTVDYDALRGVDDPSARLF, encoded by the coding sequence GTGCGTCTCGTCATCGCCACCTGCAGTGTGGACTACGCCGGCCGGCTGACCGCTCACCTGCCCCTCGCCACGCGGCTCATCATGGTCAAGGCGGACGGCAGCGTGCTGGTGCACTCCGACGGCGGCTCGTACAAGCCGCTGAACTGGATGAGCCCGCCGTGCACGCTCACCGTCGCCGAGCCAGACGACGCCGCAAGGGACGAGGGCGTCACGGCCGTGTGGACGGTGCAGAACAGCAAGAGCGACGACCGCCTCGTCGTGCGGCTGCACGAGGTGCTGCATAATTCCAGTCACGACCTCGGGGTCGACCCCGGGCTGGTGAAGGACGGCGTCGAGGCGCACCTGCAGGTGCTGCTCGCCGAGCAGATCGAGACGTTCGGGGCCGGTTGGCGGCTGGTGCGACGCGAGTACCCGACCCCCATCGGACCGGTGGACCTGCTGTGCCGGGACGACCAGGGCGTCGCCGTCGCCGTCGAGGTGAAGCGGCGCGGGGAGATCGACGGCGTCGAACAGCTCACCCGCTACCTCGAACTGCTCAACCGCGACCCGTTGCTGGCGCCGGTGCGCGGCATCTTCGCCGCGCAGGAGATCAAGCCGCAAGCCCGCACCCTCGCCGTCGACCGCGGGATCACCTGTCTGACCGTCGACTACGACGCCCTGCGCGGCGTCGACGACCCGAGCGCCCGGCTGTTCTGA
- a CDS encoding response regulator transcription factor — protein MAQVLVVEDDATIRSALIRGLTERGHAVRSAPTAMSGLEQAVGERPDVVVLDLGLPDLDGTAMLRMLRGVSDVPVIVATARDDESEVVAVLDAGADDYVTKPFGVAQLDARIRAVLRRGGEEQREQAVSVGGLRVDPRSREATLDGALLELTPREFDLLHYLAARAGEVVSKRDLLTEVWQLPYGGADKTVDVHLSWLRRKLGETAQEPRYLHAVRGVGVRLSPPVE, from the coding sequence ATGGCGCAGGTACTCGTCGTGGAGGACGACGCGACCATCCGCTCGGCGCTGATCCGCGGCCTGACCGAGCGGGGGCACGCGGTGCGGTCGGCGCCGACGGCGATGTCCGGGCTGGAGCAGGCGGTCGGTGAGCGTCCCGACGTCGTCGTGCTCGATCTTGGACTGCCCGATCTCGACGGGACGGCGATGCTGCGGATGCTGCGCGGCGTCAGCGACGTGCCGGTGATCGTGGCGACGGCACGCGACGACGAGAGCGAGGTCGTCGCCGTCCTGGACGCCGGCGCCGACGACTACGTGACCAAGCCGTTCGGCGTCGCTCAGCTGGACGCCCGCATCCGGGCCGTCCTGCGCCGCGGCGGCGAGGAGCAGCGGGAGCAGGCCGTCAGCGTCGGCGGGCTGCGGGTCGACCCGCGCAGCAGGGAGGCGACGCTGGACGGCGCGCTGCTGGAGCTGACCCCGCGCGAGTTCGACCTGCTGCACTACCTGGCCGCCCGGGCCGGCGAGGTGGTGAGCAAGCGCGACCTGCTCACCGAGGTCTGGCAGCTGCCCTACGGCGGGGCGGACAAGACCGTCGACGTCCATCTGTCCTGGCTGCGCCGCAAGCTCGGCGAGACCGCGCAGGAGCCCCGCTACCTGCATGCCGTTCGCGGCGTCGGGGTCCGGCTCAGCCCACCGGTGGAGTGA
- a CDS encoding septum formation initiator, with protein sequence MTRSRWVRIGTVALLWLAAAAGATAVGMAAVGMIGSDIFGSSQEPLTQAEVEQRLATPEPTGTTPPSSPPPSSSEPPPNRPSPTDTPTPTPTATPTAGESRVIDTGAGTVVARCVSGGLVEIQSAAPAQGYDVDADDDDDDHPSVKFENDRTEIEVRLRCVDGAVEPEIRTDTDD encoded by the coding sequence ATGACCAGGTCGCGGTGGGTGCGTATCGGGACGGTGGCGCTGCTGTGGCTCGCCGCCGCGGCCGGTGCCACGGCCGTCGGCATGGCCGCCGTCGGGATGATCGGCAGCGACATCTTCGGCTCCAGCCAGGAACCGCTCACCCAGGCCGAGGTCGAACAGCGGCTGGCCACCCCGGAACCCACCGGAACCACCCCGCCGTCGTCTCCCCCTCCGTCCTCGTCCGAGCCGCCGCCGAACCGGCCGTCGCCGACCGATACACCGACGCCGACGCCGACCGCCACCCCCACGGCCGGCGAGTCCCGCGTGATCGACACCGGCGCCGGCACGGTGGTCGCCCGCTGCGTCTCCGGCGGCCTGGTCGAGATCCAGTCCGCGGCCCCCGCCCAGGGCTACGACGTCGACGCCGACGACGATGACGACGACCACCCCTCGGTGAAGTTCGAGAACGACCGGACCGAGATCGAGGTCCGGCTGCGCTGCGTCGACGGCGCCGTCGAGCCGGAGATCCGCACCGACACCGACGACTGA
- a CDS encoding SigE family RNA polymerase sigma factor: MDSRAEREFREFVDSRSLALRRTAYALTGDLDTAEDLVQGALVKLVRRWHKVDNPEAYVRRTIYNDRASRWRRRSVIREDSVEVTPDRPVADTAGDVDARLDLRQALLRLAPRQRAVVVLRFYEDLGEREVAELLGCSVGTVRSQTARALARLRLVAPELAADAALPTPEEASA, encoded by the coding sequence GTGGATTCTCGAGCAGAGCGCGAGTTCAGGGAGTTCGTGGACTCCCGCTCGCTGGCCCTGCGCCGTACCGCGTACGCCCTGACCGGCGACCTGGACACGGCGGAGGACCTGGTTCAGGGCGCACTGGTCAAGCTGGTCCGGCGGTGGCACAAGGTCGACAACCCCGAGGCCTACGTGCGGCGCACCATCTACAACGACCGGGCCAGCCGGTGGCGTCGGCGTTCGGTGATCCGTGAGGACTCCGTGGAGGTCACGCCTGACCGGCCGGTCGCGGACACGGCTGGTGACGTCGACGCCCGGCTCGACCTGCGGCAGGCGTTGTTGCGGTTGGCGCCGCGGCAACGGGCCGTCGTGGTCCTGCGGTTCTACGAGGACCTGGGCGAGCGCGAGGTCGCCGAGCTCCTGGGCTGTTCGGTGGGCACGGTGCGCAGTCAGACCGCCCGGGCACTGGCCCGGCTGCGGCTCGTCGCACCGGAGCTGGCCGCCGACGCCGCTCTTCCCACTCCCGAGGAGGCATCAGCATGA
- a CDS encoding HAMP domain-containing sensor histidine kinase — protein MRRRLLVLVTATTLLVLVAFLVPLALLVRGVAADRAVQAATVEAQTLTSLVATMDRASLGLVVEQLDATSRFDVTVFLPGGDPLGAPADRSSLVELAERGTSASAQAPGGREIVFAVDGPAGSVGVIRTFVPDDELNRGVGRAWLLLAGLGVALLLVSLVVADRLARRLVRSATELAAVSHRLGRGELDARADTSAPGELGVVAGALNGLARRITGLLREERETIADLSHRVRTPLTTLRMDAEAVPDPDQSERLVAGVDAVNRAVTEAIQQARTRGSDAAAADAADVVRERVAFWSVLAEDTERDLTVDVAPGPLPVALNRVDLEACVDALLGNVFAHTPHGTAFTVRLRAGDTGGATLVVADQGPGLPDGPTTGVLRRGVSGSGSSGLGVDIVRRTAERSGGTLRLEPTPGGGLTVVVDLGQRSMPD, from the coding sequence GTGCGCCGCCGGCTGCTCGTCCTCGTCACCGCCACCACGCTGCTCGTGCTGGTGGCGTTCCTGGTGCCGCTGGCACTGCTGGTGCGCGGCGTCGCGGCCGACCGGGCGGTGCAGGCGGCGACCGTCGAGGCGCAGACGCTGACCTCGCTGGTCGCGACGATGGATCGGGCGTCGCTCGGTCTCGTGGTGGAGCAGCTCGACGCGACGTCTCGGTTCGACGTGACGGTGTTCCTGCCCGGCGGCGACCCGCTCGGCGCCCCGGCGGACCGGTCGTCGCTGGTGGAGCTGGCGGAGCGGGGGACCAGCGCGTCGGCGCAGGCGCCCGGTGGCCGGGAGATCGTGTTCGCCGTCGACGGGCCGGCCGGCAGCGTCGGCGTCATCCGCACGTTCGTCCCCGACGACGAGCTGAACCGTGGCGTCGGCCGCGCGTGGCTGCTGCTGGCTGGGCTGGGGGTGGCTCTGCTGCTGGTGAGCCTCGTGGTGGCGGACCGGCTGGCCCGGCGGTTGGTCCGGTCGGCGACGGAGCTCGCGGCGGTCTCGCACCGGCTGGGCCGTGGCGAGCTGGACGCCCGGGCCGACACGTCCGCGCCGGGCGAACTGGGTGTGGTGGCCGGTGCGCTGAACGGGCTGGCGCGGCGCATCACCGGCCTGCTGCGCGAGGAGCGCGAGACCATCGCCGACCTGTCGCACCGGGTGCGCACCCCGTTGACGACGCTGCGGATGGACGCCGAGGCCGTGCCGGACCCCGACCAGTCCGAACGGCTCGTCGCCGGCGTCGACGCGGTGAACCGGGCCGTGACGGAGGCGATCCAGCAGGCCCGCACCCGTGGCTCGGACGCAGCGGCCGCGGACGCCGCCGACGTGGTACGGGAACGGGTCGCGTTCTGGTCCGTGCTGGCCGAGGACACCGAGCGGGACCTGACGGTGGACGTGGCACCCGGACCGCTGCCGGTGGCGCTGAACCGCGTCGACCTCGAGGCCTGCGTCGACGCACTGCTCGGCAACGTCTTCGCGCACACCCCGCACGGCACGGCCTTCACGGTCCGGCTGCGCGCCGGGGACACGGGCGGTGCCACGCTCGTCGTCGCCGACCAGGGTCCCGGCCTGCCCGACGGACCCACGACCGGCGTGCTGCGCCGCGGCGTCAGCGGTTCCGGCTCCAGCGGACTCGGCGTCGACATCGTGCGCCGGACCGCGGAGCGCAGCGGCGGCACGCTCCGCCTGGAGCCGACGCCCGGCGGCGGCCTCACCGTCGTCGTCGACCTCGGCCAGCGCTCCATGCCCGACTGA
- a CDS encoding PepSY domain-containing protein codes for MTRNRMLAAAAAAGALVITAGTAFALNDDDTGPAGSPAAVTATPDDSPSPSASGTPDDTPSQPPSTMPSEPDTTAISSDDAAQIAVGHVGGGDVHEIEREMEHGRLEWKVEVVLDGVEHDVRVDAGTGEITRVDVDDDNDDRRDDDDDHDDRRDDDDHDDRHDDDRHDDDHDDRDDDDHDDHDDK; via the coding sequence ATGACCAGGAACCGTATGCTCGCCGCCGCGGCCGCCGCCGGTGCGCTGGTGATCACCGCCGGCACCGCGTTCGCGCTGAACGACGACGATACGGGCCCGGCGGGTTCGCCGGCCGCCGTGACCGCGACGCCGGACGACTCGCCCAGCCCGAGCGCCTCCGGCACGCCGGACGACACGCCGTCGCAGCCGCCGAGCACCATGCCGAGCGAACCCGACACCACGGCCATCAGCAGCGACGACGCCGCGCAGATCGCCGTCGGCCACGTCGGTGGCGGTGACGTCCACGAGATCGAGCGGGAGATGGAGCACGGCCGGCTGGAGTGGAAGGTCGAGGTCGTGCTCGACGGGGTCGAGCACGACGTCCGAGTCGACGCCGGAACGGGTGAGATCACCCGGGTCGACGTGGACGACGACAACGACGACCGGCGCGACGACGACGACGATCACGACGACCGGCGCGACGACGACGATCACGACGACCGGCATGACGACGACCGGCATGACGACGACCACGACGACCGGGACGACGACGATCACGACGATCACGACGACAAGTGA
- a CDS encoding VOC family protein produces the protein MTSRFTDLAIDCADPHGLARFWCSVLGYEVQDVEDGLVTIGSGTAPEGENRRGPAPPTLTFARVPEGKTVKNRLHVDLNPTDRGQDEEVRRLLDLGARHADVGQGDESWVVLADPEGNEFCVLADRRP, from the coding sequence ATGACCAGCAGGTTCACCGACCTTGCGATCGACTGTGCCGATCCCCACGGTCTCGCCCGGTTCTGGTGCTCGGTCCTCGGCTACGAGGTGCAGGACGTCGAGGACGGCCTTGTCACCATCGGCTCCGGTACGGCCCCTGAAGGCGAGAACCGTCGCGGCCCAGCGCCGCCGACGTTGACGTTCGCGCGCGTGCCCGAGGGCAAGACCGTCAAGAACCGGCTCCACGTGGACCTCAACCCGACCGACCGGGGGCAGGACGAAGAGGTCCGTCGCCTGCTCGACCTGGGTGCTCGACACGCCGACGTCGGTCAGGGCGATGAGAGCTGGGTCGTACTCGCCGACCCCGAGGGGAACGAGTTCTGCGTCCTGGCCGACCGCCGCCCCTGA